Proteins encoded in a region of the Phacochoerus africanus isolate WHEZ1 chromosome 8, ROS_Pafr_v1, whole genome shotgun sequence genome:
- the LOC125134092 gene encoding leukocyte-associated immunoglobulin-like receptor 2 isoform X2, which produces MAPHPTTLLCFTLCLGQMIRTCRGSLPRPSITAEPGPVVPWGQPVTIVCQGPAGAETFRLQYKENTHKYEDESNTIQIGPHQTAARFPIAAVSEDTVRNYQCLYHQSGIWSESSETLKLVLTGAPDEISLRPTDSSTWTEAPRG; this is translated from the exons ATGGCCCCCCATCCCACCACCCTCCTGTGCTTCA CGCTCTGTCTGGGCCAGATGATCCGCACGTGCCGAG GGTCCCTGCCCAGACCCTCCATCACAGCTGAGCCAGGCCCTGTGGTCCCCTGGGGACAGCCTGTGACCATCGTGTGCCAGGGCCCTGCTGGGGCTGAGACATTCCGCCTGCAGTACAAGGAGAATACGCATAAGTACGAGGATGAGAGTAACACGATTCAAATTGGTCCACACCAGACAGCGGCCAGGTTCCCCATCGCTGCTGTAAGTGAAGACACTGTCCGGAATTATCAGTGCCTCTATCATCAAAGTGGCATTTGGTCTGAGTCCAGTGAGACCTTGAAGCTGGTGTTGACAG GAGCCCCTGATGAAATCAGCCTCCGACCCACAGACTCCAGCACCTGGACAG AAGCTCCACGTGGCTGA
- the LOC125134092 gene encoding leukocyte-associated immunoglobulin-like receptor 2 isoform X1, whose translation MAPHPTTLLCFTLCLGQMIRTCRGSLPRPSITAEPGPVVPWGQPVTIVCQGPAGAETFRLQYKENTHKYEDESNTIQIGPHQTAARFPIAAVSEDTVRNYQCLYHQSGIWSESSETLKLVLTGAPDEISLRPTDSSTWTAPTSQDYTMGNSVRLGVASVVLLILVVILAEAGHSWCSSQHGPQGWRHEGAQQRDWTPGPQEGCSLGS comes from the exons ATGGCCCCCCATCCCACCACCCTCCTGTGCTTCA CGCTCTGTCTGGGCCAGATGATCCGCACGTGCCGAG GGTCCCTGCCCAGACCCTCCATCACAGCTGAGCCAGGCCCTGTGGTCCCCTGGGGACAGCCTGTGACCATCGTGTGCCAGGGCCCTGCTGGGGCTGAGACATTCCGCCTGCAGTACAAGGAGAATACGCATAAGTACGAGGATGAGAGTAACACGATTCAAATTGGTCCACACCAGACAGCGGCCAGGTTCCCCATCGCTGCTGTAAGTGAAGACACTGTCCGGAATTATCAGTGCCTCTATCATCAAAGTGGCATTTGGTCTGAGTCCAGTGAGACCTTGAAGCTGGTGTTGACAG GAGCCCCTGATGAAATCAGCCTCCGACCCACAGACTCCAGCACCTGGACAG cccccacctcccaggatTACACGATGGGGAACAGTGTCCGCCTGGGTGTGGCCAGTGTGGTCCTGCTGATCCTGGTGGTGATTCTGGCAGAAGCTGGGCACAGCTGGTGCAGCTCCCAACATGGACCCCAGGGATGGAGACACGAGGGTGCCCAGCAGAGGGACTggaccccagggccccaggaagGATGTTCCCTGGGATCCTGA